The proteins below are encoded in one region of Lytechinus pictus isolate F3 Inbred chromosome 11, Lp3.0, whole genome shotgun sequence:
- the LOC135155996 gene encoding uncharacterized protein LOC135155996, whose protein sequence is MFMEHFEETALQSATHKPKVWLRYVDDTFVVWQHGAEETSNFLQHLNSQHECIKFTMEMENEGSIPFLDTKITRTAQGSLSHQVYRKPTHTDRYLNYRSFHHPSVLRSINKTLVKRAHEVSDQIHLRGELEHIKRVLKCNNYPSHKICTELPPSRNPRAGQPKARVVLPYLGAASHKIQRILREADIEVRHSSSNKLQSALTTHKDKRNSKDLPGVYRIPCECGKVYIGETGRSFNTRIKEHKAHGRRDEREKSAIIDHAHTHDHRILWDESRLVTRVPYWYQRRVREALEIEEHNTVPQDSGLQLSNIWLTVLDKEANLPN, encoded by the coding sequence ATGTTCATGGAACATTTCGAGGAGACGGCTCTCCAGTCAGCAACCCACAAACCCAAAGTGTGGCTTAGATATGTGGACGACACTTTTGTGGTTTGGCAACACGGTGCTGAGGAAACTAGCAATTTCTTACAGCACCTCAACTCTCAACACGAGTGTATCAAGTTCACCATGGAAATGGAGAATGAGGGGTCTATCCCCTTTCTTGATACAAAGATTACGAGGACGGCACAGGGATCCCTATCCCATCAGGTTTATCGGAAACCTACTCACACTGATCGGTACTTGAACTATCGTTCATTCCACCACCCATCAGTGCTGAGATCCATCAACAAGACGTTAGTCAAACGAGCGCATGAGGTTAGTGACCAGATCCACCTGAGAGGTGAGCTTGAGCATATCAAACGTGTTTTGAAATGTAACAACTACCCCTCACATAAGATCTGCACTGAGCTTCCCCCCTCGCGGAACCCTCGTGCAGGACAACCCAAGGCGAGAGTCGTTCTTCCATATCTGGGAGCAGCCTCTCACAAAATTCAGAGGATTTTGAGAGAAGCCGACATTGAGGTTCGTCATAGTTCCTCAAATAAGCTTCAATCTGCCCTCACTACACATAAGGACAAGCGCAACTCCAAGGACCTCCCTGGAGTTTACCGAATTCCTTGTGAATGCGGTAAAGTTTACATCGGAGAGACGGGTCGTTCCTTCAACACTCGGATTAAGGAACACAAGGCCCATGGTAGGAGAGACGAGAGGGAAAAATCTGCAATCATCGATCATGCCCATACGCATGATCACCGGATTCTTTGGGATGAGAGTAGACTGGTCACCCGTGTCCCCTACTGGTATCAACGGAGAGTCAGAGAAGCGTTGGAGATTGAGGAACATAACACTGTTCCTCAAGACAGCGGCCTCCAACTCAGCAATATCTGGCTTACCGTTCTAGACAAAGAGGCTAATTTGCCTAATTAG